Genomic segment of Pochonia chlamydosporia 170 chromosome 1, whole genome shotgun sequence:
TGGCTAGGTTTCAGAAACCCCCTCTttgctgaagctggaggTTTTGTCGATGAGAGAGGTCAGTGAACAAGGCCCTTTAAACCTGTCTTGGTTGAGAAAAGAGACAACTCCTTTgcacatcctcatcaccaggGCGGACGAAAGGCATGTCACcggcagcaaaagcaagaaaTTGACATCCACTATTATCAGATTGCCTAAACGGTTCCTCACACGGCATTTGTGCATCGAGCACGGGAATCGGGAATCTGTTTGGTTGTATTGTATTACAGCGTCATCAGGAACGATCGCCTTCCCCACGTTTCCAGGCCCTGACAAAAATAAACCCATCAGCCATGACTGCTGCTGTGAAACATCCTGCTGTGGACCTCGATGTTCTGATTGAGCAACTTCAGCGTGTCATTGCCAATCCGGAAGCAGTTGCGGCTGCTGGTCCTCAGAGACAAGAGGTTCTGCAGCTTGCTCGAACTGCGGCCGTTGCAATTGAAGAACCGTTTGAAACGGTCCAACGGCTTGCTTACTCTGTAAGTACTTTTCTATCTTCTCTGTTGTTGGCACATTTGTGTCCGACGAAACATAAATTACACTTCACTTGCTAGTAAACGTTTGAGCACAAGTACCCCGAGACCTGTTACACCGGGGACTCTTAGCCGTATTTCAGCTCTTCCAGTATCAATGCTTCCCTTTTCAGCACGTCCAATTAAGATTTCTGCAAATTCTTCCTCCATTGCTAGGTTGTCTTCATGTCTCGGTCAATACTTTGCGTTGCCAAGGGCTCCATATTTGAAGCTGGTAGCGATAAAGACAGGGGTGAGCCTGCAATGAAACAGAAACATCTCACACTCAACGAGAATCACTTGGAGAATGACTAGTTAACAAAAAGATTCCATTATCTTAGCCACTGCCATTGATTACCACCCGAGTTGCGCAAGAACACAAGATCTTTGCAACtctcgtcgccgccaaagaaccAGTTAGCCTTGCAAACCTTCAAAATGCAACCGGCTTGGAAGAAGGTGTCCTTGAATCCATCCTGGACTACCTCTGCACTCAGGGTATGATCGACGAAATTACCCCTGGAAACTTCGCTGCCACAAAGCTGTCCAACTTGATGATGGTTCCATTGTTCCAGGACGCCGTGACGCACTTGTAAGTACTACCAGATACTCTCACCCATTTTCCATCCGCATATTTCTTCTGAGTCCATGAGACGGTACTCTAAAAAATGACTAAAAACTAATTTACTTACCCTCATACCATAGCCATGATAATTGTCTGCCGGGATTCGGGGCGCTCAATACAGTCCTCAGTCAACCCGAAGCCAAGCTTAATGCCTTCAAAACAGGACAGCGCTCTGATGTCGACTTCTACACATGGTTAGAGACACACCCAGTGCAGCAAGGTGCATTCCATCGATTCATGGAGGCACAATTTGCTAGCCTaccaacttggcttgacgTCGTGGACTTCAAGACGGAAATGGGCAAGGACCTCGCGTCTTCTGATGTGGCCTTtgtagatgttggtggcggtAACGGCCAGCAATGCGCTTCGCTGAGGCAGAAGTTCCCCGATCTCCAAGGGCGCATTGTTCTCCAGGACAGGCCTGATGTTCTGAAAATAGCTTTGCCTGTTGATAACATGGATAAGATGGACTATGATTATCTGACAGAGCAGCCTGTCAAGAGTGAGTTATTCAACGTGTAAAACTGGCGAACTTCTCAAGCTgatatccttcttctccagatgCACGCGTATACTACTTCCGCCAGATCATGCACAACAATGATGACGAAACTTGCATCCGAATCCTGCAATCTCAGCTCCCTGCCATGGGACCAAATAGCGTGATCATCATCGATGACAAGACTTTGCCGGATAACAAGCCACCTCAGGGGACTCCGGGTGTTGAATATACCGCTGGTTTGAGCATAGCCATGAAGGTCATGTTTGATGCGCAGGAACGGCGCGAGGCACACTGGCGGGAGTTGCTCGGTaaggctggtctggtgattAAGGATATTCGGAAGTTTACCAAGTTTGAAGATTCGGCTATTATCGCTACCAAGGCTTCTTGAAGGATTTTCAAGTATTAGATAGTTTATATCGTACAGATCGATGATAATAGACGTACTTTGCAATTGGTTTAATTTGTGATGAGCAATTCGATAAATGTATTTCTATTAGATTGGCGATGCAAGTTCATCACATGGCCGTCgtatgatggagatgagCAGCATTCTCAGACATAACATTGGCCATACCGGTGCTTCGGGCAATATTTGCAGGCTCTAAGTCATTCGGCAATGTGTCGTTGTCAATTCAGGTAGATGTCGAATAGTGAACCCGACTGATATTTGCTACGGCCATCTACACCTCAAGTGTTGTTATCACGACAGAAGTACACGTTACTTGACTTGAACACCGCAACGCATGTCAACTCCGAACTACACCAGGTATCTCACTCCTATAAGCCAAGCACAACTAAACTAACGTTGCGTCTTAGAAATCTCTTCAGTCTCTAGCCCGATTCATAACAACGCCTGACGGATCCTTTGTTTCTGCATCACCCCAGGTAGCATCCCACCCATGGTCCGCAAGATATACCTTCCACgccgcatcatcatcatccaaccGTCTCGAGACATCAGGGATAACAAACCACGCGACGGCAGccccaagcacagcaaaccCAGACCCAATAAGAAAAGCCACCTGGTTCCCCTTTTCCGCATCGTCGACATACGAGTTTAGGATTGCGGTGAATACTTGTGTGCCAATAGCGGCTCCAGCTTTAGACCACGCAGCTATAAAGCCCATCATTTGACCTCGTATAGAAGTTGGGAACGACTCT
This window contains:
- a CDS encoding sterigmatocystin 8-O-methyltransferase precursor (similar to Beauveria bassiana ARSEF 2860 XP_008597275.1), producing the protein MTAAVKHPAVDLDVLIEQLQRVIANPEAVAAAGPQRQEVLQLARTAAVAIEEPFETVQRLAYSPLPLITTRVAQEHKIFATLVAAKEPVSLANLQNATGLEEGVLESILDYLCTQGMIDEITPGNFAATKLSNLMMVPLFQDAVTHFHDNCLPGFGALNTVLSQPEAKLNAFKTGQRSDVDFYTWLETHPVQQGAFHRFMEAQFASLPTWLDVVDFKTEMGKDLASSDVAFVDVGGGNGQQCASLRQKFPDLQGRIVLQDRPDVLKIALPVDNMDKMDYDYLTEQPVKNARVYYFRQIMHNNDDETCIRILQSQLPAMGPNSVIIIDDKTLPDNKPPQGTPGVEYTAGLSIAMKVMFDAQERREAHWRELLGKAGLVIKDIRKFTKFEDSAIIATKAS